In one window of Methanosarcina vacuolata Z-761 DNA:
- a CDS encoding deoxyribodipyrimidine photo-lyase, producing MNTKRIRPILSGKPGKGPVAYWMSRDQRVEDNWALLFARKIAFEADVPVFVVFCLVDRFLGATRRKYEFMLRGLQEVEATLARKKIPFFFLRGDPEEEIPNFIEKYEIGTLVTDFSPLRIKRTWTEKVASGIKVPFFEADAHNVVPCWEASKKQEYAAHTFRPKLLRLLPEFLTEYPELEANTEFPEIAASSGKSETFSEVQKNGIGTLIPGEFLEEKTGFLPDIALFEAGETAARKIMDEFLTNKLDSYSTLRNDPTKDALSNLSPYLHFGQVSAQRVALEVEKTKADLESKRVFLDELLVRKELADNFCYYNPFYDSFDGFPEWAKKTLNSHRHDQRSHIFTLEELETGRTYDPLWNASQIELLRRGKMHSYMRMYWAKKILEWSESPEKALETAIYLNDKYELDGRDPNGYAGIAWSIGGAHDRAWQEREIFGKIRYMSYEGSKRKFDVKLYIAKYSAL from the coding sequence ATGAACACTAAACGTATTCGGCCTATCCTATCCGGGAAACCAGGTAAAGGACCGGTTGCTTACTGGATGAGCCGTGACCAGAGGGTGGAGGACAACTGGGCTCTTCTTTTTGCCCGAAAAATAGCATTTGAAGCCGATGTGCCTGTTTTTGTGGTCTTTTGTCTGGTAGATAGATTTCTGGGAGCTACAAGAAGAAAATATGAGTTTATGCTCAGAGGGCTGCAGGAAGTTGAAGCTACCCTTGCAAGAAAAAAAATTCCATTCTTTTTCCTTCGAGGAGACCCTGAAGAAGAAATTCCAAATTTTATTGAAAAATATGAGATTGGAACTCTTGTTACGGATTTTAGTCCACTTAGAATTAAGAGGACATGGACAGAAAAAGTCGCATCAGGCATTAAGGTACCCTTCTTTGAGGCGGATGCTCATAACGTCGTTCCCTGCTGGGAAGCTTCTAAAAAGCAGGAATACGCTGCCCATACTTTCCGTCCTAAGCTCTTAAGGCTCCTTCCTGAATTCCTTACGGAGTATCCTGAGCTTGAAGCAAATACCGAATTTCCTGAAATTGCCGCAAGCTCCGGAAAATCGGAAACCTTTTCAGAAGTTCAAAAAAACGGAATTGGAACTCTTATTCCAGGGGAGTTTCTTGAAGAAAAAACCGGTTTTTTACCTGACATCGCGCTTTTCGAAGCTGGAGAAACAGCTGCAAGAAAAATTATGGATGAATTTCTCACTAATAAGCTTGACTCTTACTCCACCCTGCGAAATGACCCAACTAAAGATGCCTTATCCAATCTCTCCCCTTATCTGCACTTTGGACAGGTCTCGGCTCAAAGGGTAGCTCTCGAAGTAGAAAAAACAAAAGCTGACCTGGAGTCAAAAAGAGTATTTCTCGATGAGCTCCTTGTGCGTAAAGAGCTCGCCGATAATTTCTGCTATTATAATCCTTTTTATGATAGTTTTGATGGCTTTCCTGAATGGGCAAAGAAAACCCTTAACTCTCACCGGCATGATCAAAGAAGTCATATCTTTACACTGGAAGAACTGGAAACAGGGAGGACATACGATCCCCTCTGGAACGCCAGCCAGATAGAACTCCTCAGAAGAGGGAAAATGCACAGCTATATGCGGATGTACTGGGCAAAGAAGATTCTCGAATGGAGCGAATCGCCCGAAAAAGCCCTTGAGACTGCAATCTATCTGAATGATAAATACGAACTGGATGGACGAGACCCGAATGGATATGCTGGAATCGCCTGGAGTATTGGAGGGGCTCATGACCGCGCCTGGCAGGAAAGAGAAATTTTTGGAAAAATCAGATACATGAGTTACGAGGGTAGTAAAAGAAAATTCGATGTTAAATTATATATTGCAAAATATTCGGCTCTGTAG